Proteins co-encoded in one Arachis stenosperma cultivar V10309 chromosome 7, arast.V10309.gnm1.PFL2, whole genome shotgun sequence genomic window:
- the LOC130941028 gene encoding heterodimeric geranylgeranyl pyrophosphate synthase small subunit, chloroplastic-like, which yields MVVGSMLHINGNPTVHFSCKSNHDRPSYIPKPTAVKMTTITTTTITTAPSILQPYWASLQADIEAHLKHVMPYKDPLVVFEPMHHLVFSAPRTTVPALCLAAGELLSGDRHQAMAAASALVLLLAANHTHEQIPSKPKSKPKPMSRPKSNTMSFRAFSPGIELMTGDGLIPFGFELLSKSCDSVQENSDRVLRVIIEISRAVGSKGLIDAQYKKFLLSESDGGESCHVERIMDIMEKNEGGLHACGASCGAMLGGGSEEEIERLRKFGFYVGMIQGMVNEGFWEEVEVVKDLAFKELQYFKDNNRDVDAISSFIIHV from the coding sequence ATGGTGGTTGGTTCTATGCTCCACATAAATGGCAATCCAACCGTCCATTTTTCATGCAAATCAAATCATGATCGTCCATCATACATACCTAAGCCCACGGCGGTTAAAATGACAacaattactactactactattacTACTGCTCCCTCTATCCTTCAACCTTATTGGGCTTCTTTGCAGGCCGACATTGAAGCCCATCTCAAACATGTCATGCCCTATAAAGATCCACTCGTGGTATTCGAGCCCATGCACCATCTCGTCTTCTCGGCCCCTCGAACCACCGTGCCGGCTCTTTGCCTCGCCGCCGGCGAGCTTCTCAGTGGTGATCGCCACCAAGCCATGGCGGCGGCTTCTGCTTTGGTACTCCTCCTTGCAGCTAATCACACACACGAGCAAATTCCAAGCAAGCCCAAGTCCAAGCCCAAGCCCATgtccaggcccaaatccaatACTATGAGTTTTCGGGCTTTTAGTCCTGGTATTGAACTTATGACAGGAGATGGTCTTATACCTTTTGGGTTTGAATTGTTGTCTAAATCCTGTGACTCGGTTCAAGAAAACTCGGACCGGGTCTTGCGCGTGATCATTGAGATATCACGCGCCGTGGGATCAAAAGGACTGATAGATGCccaatacaaaaaatttttattgagtGAATCGGACGGTGGGGAGTCATGCCACGTGGAAAGGATCATGGACATTATGGAGAAAAATGAGGGTGGGTTGCATGCATGTGGGGCTTCATGTGGAGCAATGTTGGGTGGTGGGAGTGAAGAGGAAATTGAAAGGTTAAGAAAATTTGGATTTTATGTTGGAATGATCCAAGGAATGGTTAATGAGGGATTTTGGGAAGAAGTGGAAGTGGTAAAAGATTTGGCATTCAAGGAATTGCAATATTTCAAGGACAATAATAGAGATGTTGATGCAATTTCTAGCTTCATTATTCatgtttag